Below is a window of Macadamia integrifolia cultivar HAES 741 chromosome 8, SCU_Mint_v3, whole genome shotgun sequence DNA.
CAGGTGGACCAAAGAGAAGAAGCCCTAAGAAACAACATAGAAAACTTTTTCTATTAACTAGTTGGCTTTTGGTGCTACATTAGAATTTCATCAGAAGGTGCCCATAGTATCTAATTTACCAAAAAcaactaaaaatagaaattcatTGGAAGGTGAAAGACTTGTGAAGAATCACCTCTAGCTGGCCTGCGTAGACCAGTGAACAGGTCTCTTCTCTTAGTTGGTAAGATAACCATCTccatcaaagtttgttttgccTTCTCAAGACCAGCTGCCATGAATTGGTTTCATAAGTTTATAATAATTCAAAAATGTAAACAGAGGTAAAAGTAAGGGCTTAAAAGTTATACTCTCTTACCGATGTCTTCCCACTTAACAGAAGGACTTCTATCCACTATCGCAGTATTTATCATTTCAACCAGCTTTGCATCATCGCCTTTCCTAAGTTCTTGAATGGGTTTTGAGCTTCCAACATTATTTGTCTGGTTGTTCACTACAGAATTGTTTCTACTGGAGAAAGAAGGTTTTTTTAATACATCTTTCCGAGTACTGGATGCTGCTGATGAACCTGTTGGCATTGAAGTAGCCTGCAGAAGAGAGACTGATCAAAATCAAGTACAGAAAAGAATCAGAATGGGGGAAAAAATAAGCAACCCTGGTTAGGCATAGCAATGTAAGAGTTAGTATATCAAGAAGCAGTTTAAACAAGTCCTAACACAATTTCAAGTTTGGAAGGCCACTCATGACAGGACTTGACAAAAAAATGGGGATAACGCAGTTAAATCTTCCTTCCTGGGTCTGATTGGTACACAGCACCCTCTTTCAGATGAATAGCCTAAATTGGTTAGAAACTCTGAAATATCTCCAAGGTGGCCTTCTTGATGTAGGGCACTATGCTTGACAATATTCTGTTTGTTCATCAATAGATTGACAAAAAGATCCTCCTCACTAATGAATTCTTAAGCTATAAGGGCAGTCACTTAGGTGATTCATAAGTCATCCCCTCCCTTTAATGTAAGATTtggtcacaagtgatcctaaccCAGGcaagatctgaaattctggctgaatagaaaagatccaataggcttggttctagctctcaaacacctctcacagcaaacaaataaaaggaaaataaaaaaagaaagagaattcgatggagggttgagaagggggaagaagaactagtgaatgggcatctcacccaactacaTCTCACAATACAACAGcataaaccatcttttttttttttttcattaataaatgcATATccatgttgtagccccttataaacttatatagaagactcaaaactaactcaaaccctagaaaggaaaggcctaacttAATCCCTaattaattgggaaacctagactgactaggaaactaaaataacaaaggaaatagactcaaaacaagactttaactaaactaatgaattaaatctcgttttcctactttctacccatattttaggcccattaaagtggtcaattacaaagaaaacccatgggatcaaagacccaacacatacataacccaacctaaagcttatttgcaataaaataagcccattaagtgacttatctacatcaattcgcctctcttagaaaaattcgtcctcgaattttgtagtgtgtgagggtgattatagcatgatgcacaagccgtagaaaaattcatgTAGCTcttgataataaggatgtagtctagaatgtgaggaacttgatcttcaagatactttaatggaataacgaactccacatgctcagctttaacaacctcaaatgtatccacgggatcatccacatgaacaccttcaaccactgtgttcttgacctccacaatttcaatctcaagctctttaggatcttcctcttagctgttcacagtcatcacagttgttgtagtgtaAAGTTCCTCAATCTCAATCTCATTGTCCATTAtagcaaccttgttgctttcaaattcttccacatgagtctcgttgatgggaacatcaatgactagcttTTCCTTGACAATAGGAATTACTGGAATTTCTTTAACACTATCCTCAAATTTTGTCTCTAATTCATTGGTTAGAGATGCCTTCTCTTGTTACTCCTTTGCAATATGTTGCAGCATAATGGCCACGTGGTCAAACAAgtccttcatgctcttgtcacaTGTGAGTGGCTTTTGGGgtgtaattggagggaacttTAATAGAAGGAAGTATATACTTCGTTCACGTTTAAATAGGTACATGTCTACCATCTCATACTGCATCTCGTCCCAAGTTCTAGGCTCATGCCCTTGagcttgaaattttctttcacGGACTCTCTAttgtattcgaacacaatcactcatttggGAGCAAATGTATTGAAGTCATTGAGCCTCtgtcaagttgtagttgtcaaagtacacatCTAATCCATACATCGATTCAAGAAATATgtgtgaagaaagtttctcaCGAAATTCATGTGGCTCCATCTTTAGTCTggctaggctctgataccaaataatgtaaaactagaatcacaagtgatcctaatcctaaGCAGTATCTGAAATTCTGACCGAAtagtcctccaataggcttggttctagctcttaaacactctctcacagcaaacaaataaaaggaaaataagaaaagaaagaattcgatggagggttgagaagggaaagaagaactagtgaatggacAATCTCACCCCTCAgctttaggcatctcacccaactgcatcccacagcacaacaacataagccatcttcttttttttttcattaatatatcCATAGTCCATGTTGTAGCCTCTtataaacttatatagaagacccaaaactgactcaaaccctaaaaaagaaaggcctaaccaATCCCTAACTAAttggaaaacctaaattgactaggaaactgaaataacaaaggaaatagactcaaacaagactctaactaaattaatgaattaaatcccgtttttctactttctacgcATATTTTAGgccccattaaagtggtccattacaaagaaaacccatgggattaaaggcccaacacatacataatccaacctaaggcttatttgcaataaaatgagcccattaagtgacttatctacatcaccctTGTTGCAAATTTAGTGACAAATTGGTGTTGGGCATTTTGAAACCAATAAAACTAAACCTTTATGGGTGGGTTGCTGCAACCAATTcttttgagtatttaaattagaaaaaaaaaaaaaaaatctgtgaaTAATCCACTATTGCTTACTTGAAAATTCACAAGAAATGTGTTAAATTATTATCGATCGGCCAATGTCCTCGTCCCCCTATATTCTCTCCTTCTATGCATTTCTCTCATACCCAACCAATACGAAACTTGCCTAtgctatctctctctctctctctctctctctctctctctctctctctctctctaatacgTCTCTCCTTGGCCAAAGCCCTCTCCCCCCTAACCCCCATATTGTCTATCCCTCTGTAGAGACCATCATGAACAGCATCATAGAGACCATAAAGCTCTAGAATATATACACATGAGAATGtttgagaaaagaagagattgcATATCAGCTAACAGCAGATGTTGACTTGAATAGAGTGGAATGGCATGATCAGATTGTGTAGCCAAGCCCGACCCAAATTAACTTGGATAAGGCATAAGATGAGATAGAAtcaaatccaaattcttagcGCACACAACTGCATTTCTCAACAAATGTTTAAAGAGTTTCTTAAATGATAAGAACAAAATGCAGCATTTTCGGAATTTAAGCAAGGTGACCACCAAATGGCTTGtgttaaaatgaattaaaagTAGATAAAAAGcacttttaatttgtttcaagTTTGACCTGGACTTCAAATACAAATGAAGGTTCCCATCGTTACACTGAGAATTCTGACAATTCAACTATCCTTTATTTGCAGTAAAGGCATTTGAAACTCCAaaagaaaaccttttttttttttcttttttttttttgggggggggggggggggggggggagggagaggggttTGGGTGTTATTGGTCTCACGGCATTTTTAAGAGATAGATAGATGATGATCTTTTCCAGTAACAATATAGATGAGTTTAACAGCTGTGACCAATTTCAGCACGACATTATCTTCTGATATGAGGTAAGCTAATATCTTCAAATAACCCACAAACAAAATAGATATCTAGTTTCTGAAGCGACATGCACCACTTGAAGATGTACATACACTTACAGTTCAGTCACACCAGTCCATACCTTGTTCGCTGTCACGCCAACTGGAACAACAATCcaagggaagaaggagaaaaagagccAACAAAACGAAATGCAGTCAGTCTCCTAGGCACAAATtaagtaggaaaaaaaagaaaaacgagGAGGCCATGGTGAGGCATAACATTTAAACCTGCCCGGCGATCTAAGACTTGTAATCTGTCAGAAACTTGCCCCTGCCATTTCGATATCTTTTGATGATAAGAATTTACCTTCTCTCGTTCACTGTTAGCCACCAAAACAGACCCAGATTAACAAGTAACAATAGATAAATTAGAAGATGAAATAGGTTTCCAGTTTGTTCCAGAGCTTTACCGGGGGGAGATATAGGAAGGTGCTCTTGTGGAATTGGCTTCGAGTAAAATTCTTTGGGCATTCTTATAATGAAGAATTGCATCATCAACCAAACCCCACTCTTCGGCTCTAACGGCCTTGGCGATCTCCTCCTTGGCCAAATCGAAGTAACCCTTCAGCTTATAAGCGATCCTTTCGTTTGAAACGGAAGGCTCAGAAACACCTTCCATGGTTCTATTGCGATTCTTGGCAGTATCAACAGGTGATGATGGGTATGTTTGTTCATCAGTAGGGCTTAAACCAGAGAAGATACCCCCAAGAGAATCAACTAGTCCTTTCAAGAAACTCATCCCTGTTAAGACAAATGATTAGAAATTTagaataaaattataattatatttgggaatttgaaagaagaaaagtaaaatcAATACAGGATATATGTTACTGGTGTTGAATTAAGTTCATCATGGAATCAATTCCTGCTCGACTGTCAAAGATCGAAAAGCAGTAAAGGTCCGGGACTCCGAATCTCCAAGGGCTCTTCGTGTACGTAGGCAGTCTTCCTTGGGTGGGTTCTCGCTTCTCGGTCACGCCGCGCatactccttttttattttctaacgTCCAACTTTACCAACGTACCCTTATTTCTTGCATTCTTACCCGTTTTAAGTTGTCCCCTACACGtaattgggggaaaaaaaaaaaccctgcgTAGGTTCATGCGGACCCGCGTTCTCATCAGTGTGTCCAATACACATCGGACGGCTGGGAACACCTAAACATGCATCACTAGCCGTCAAATATGCATTAAGCACTTGAGAGGATTTGGTTTCGTTTTTAGCTTATACCTTAGTTGCCAATTTTTATCCCACTTAATGCCATTTAAGagaataaatatatttatagGAACAAGTGTTGGGACATAAGGTGCTGGGAACACAGATACGCCATAGGGAGAGGGTGTcgatcaaggttttaaaactacGTTACAAATGAAGCCTCAGTGGAAGCAAATAGGGGGCTCTACAAGAGTCTTTTGTTGATCATGACCCTTGTTTTAAGTGTTATGCTTATTGATGGGTGGGATTCCATCTTAGATAAACTTCTCAACTGGGCAAAATCTGATCCTCGAACTCCCTATCTATATCAATTCTCTAATTGGTTATGATAAATAACTCAAAGAATGGAGCTACGTTTGGTATTGTTTTGTGTTAAAAACggaatttttagtttttatgtcaaaatatcttcttttttttttttttttggaatgacgAAACTACCTTTCATCGCTTTGTAAATTctcatcttttttccttttttatcccattttttgttccaaaaaaactgaaacacaccacaaatgcaccaaacgctttattctattttttcattatatggAAGGAAAAAACTTCAGAAACGTTTTCTTataacgttaccaaacgcagcctgaTTTAATATTTCGGAAGAAAAAACACTATCTGCTTAAGTGTATTTACACCTATACACAACATGTGTAGAAATATCATGTTACCCACACACTATAGGTGAAGTAATTGAAAGACATGGGATGACAGGAATAGCTCATGGGAATAAGGGTATCATTTAAACTTTTTTGCCTTCACTAGATATgctattttttttaggggggtggGGTAAAGACACAAAAATATGCCTTAAAAGATGGAAGACCTTCTACCCCCACAAAAAAGGGATGAAAGAATGCTACTTGATAACATGTACTTGTGCTAACACACAATGGGTGCAAAAAGATTACGTTGAAGATGCTCACGGACtcctcccattggccaagggGGTTGGTGTGTACATGTggaaagcaattttttttttgttataggaAAAGGAAGAGATTCATTAGATCAAAATATTAAGTGCATCAATGCCGATGCTTGAGATGCTAAAGTGGGATTTTCATTCATAACCTTATGCGCTAAATGTGCCATAAACAGGACCACATTGGTGTTAAACCTGAGCCAAAAAAGTAGTGTAGAAAAAGATGAGATGCATTCAAAAAAGGAGACACTGTGCTCCAAGGTCACAAAGTGGTcctatggtaaaaaaaaaagtgtttctaaTAAGGGTATCAATTGGGGATCGAAATTGATATTGAGCCAAATTAACTGAgtcgaaccgaaccaaattaattcggttcaaattcgatttgagtatgtgagtatgctccttgattcggtttggttttagatGTAAGAACCTTCTGttggaaccgaaaccaaaccaaattgtcttaaaaccaaaaaaaaagaaaaaaccctagtataGTAGCATCGTTAAGACTCAAGTTgaattttttcaatattcaattttgaaaattcaacagttttttttttttttgtaggtggcaagtgttttttgcaatttatatcatatatttcatgctaagataattttggagttagcaatggccataaggcccataacttgagcctattacggcctttggtccatcacaatcatggttcaaaagtagaatcattttcataatcgaattaaaactgaaatataaaatcgaattaaaattgCAAATTAGAACCAAATtggaatcaaaaccgaaccaagtCGAATTGAATtggcttgagtatctaaatatggaacgGAGTCTATTCTCGGTTTAGTTAtgatccaccttatcatcatttgaaatcgaaccgaataaccaaaaccgaaccaatagaCACCCTTGATTTCTACTTCCGTGAATTGCTCCAAACTTCGTTGATGTTTCACTTGTTCGATTCAGCATGCTTTAGCTCAAGTAGATAACCCCACAGGATGGCTTTAGTAAGTCTCCTGTCATAAAGTAATTAGCCGTGAATGGGACACATTTTCCACAAATATACAATTTACCTAATTGAaattattttcagaaatttttGAATAAGTAGCACAAATCATAATGTCAATAGGTATGTTTCAACCCATTAGGATTTAGGTGTCGTTCACGAATGAATGTAGGACAGATATTTGAGGAGCCGAGAATAAAGGGAAAGTACTCCGATGCAAGGGAAGATTGAATTGCAACGGTTGAAACGTTTGCGACTGTTGCAACAGTTGCAACGGTTCAATTCGAGGAACTCACTCTTGCGCTTCATCGACGAATGCAAGAACATGAGAGAGCTCAAACAAATCCATTCTCAGATCATAACCTCTCCCACTTTACGCAGATACGACCACTACATCCTCCTCGATCGACTCATCTTCTTCTGTGCCTTCTCTGAATTCGGTTCTTTCAATTACGCCACCCATGTCTTTTACAGCATTGACTCTCCAAATTTTTTCATTTACAACACCATGATCAGAGCCTATACATCTAAGTCTGACTCCAAGAGGTACATCGAAACCTCTTCATACCAATCCCTCCCCCTGTACAAGCAAATGCTCATTAATGGATTCAGACCCGGCAACCAGACTTTCACCTTCCTAATCAAGGAATGTACAACCCATCTCGATGCTAAATTGGGCCGAAGTGTATACGCTCATGTCATTAGAATGGGATTCAGTAACGACCCATTCATTCAAAACTCAATGATCAATCTATATGCCTCGTGCGGGTTTTTGGTTTGCGCACGGTGTCTGTTCAACGAAATGACTGTACGAGATATTATTTCTTGGAATTCAATTATCACTGGGTACTT
It encodes the following:
- the LOC122086982 gene encoding spastin; amino-acid sequence: MSFLKGLVDSLGGIFSGLSPTDEQTYPSSPVDTAKNRNRTMEGVSEPSVSNERIAYKLKGYFDLAKEEIAKAVRAEEWGLVDDAILHYKNAQRILLEANSTRAPSYISPREREKVNSYHQKISKWQGQVSDRLQVLDRRAVGVTANKATSMPTGSSAASSTRKDVLKKPSFSSRNNSVVNNQTNNVGSSKPIQELRKGDDAKLVEMINTAIVDRSPSVKWEDIAGLEKAKQTLMEMVILPTKRRDLFTGLRRPARGLLLFGPPGNGKTMLAKAVASESDATFFSVSASSLTSKWVGEAEKLVRTLFMVATSRQPSVIFIDEIDSLMSTRLANESDSSRRLKSEFLVQFDGVTSNPGDLVIVIGATNKPQELDDAVLRRLVKRIYIPLPDANVRRLLLKNILKGQDFSLPGGDLERLVTETEGYSGSDLRALCEEAAMMPIRELGPSILTVKANQVRPLRYSDFQKAMTVIRPSLQKSKWEELEQWNQEFGSN